The DNA segment TGCATGCTCTGTTGTGCTCGTGCACCTCattcaattttgtgaaaatgcGGGTGGCTGCGGCGAGTCAGagctggggtgggtggtgggcgGGACGCTGGCCTGTCGCAGGCGAAGCTCACCGGGCTCATCTTGGTTGCAGTGAACGGTGCTCCTGCCACTATCACCATCGAGACTTGTGAGGACCCTGGGGACTGGACCACAGCCGTCGGAGGTGCGGGCTGGGCTTCTCACGGTGGGGGCGGGGCCTTCCTGGGCTTCTCACGGCAGGGGCGGAGCCTTCCTGAGCGGCTcacggcgggggcggggccttcCCGTGGCTTTTCACCGAGGGGGTGCGTTGGGGCGGGGCTCCGATCTGCGGCTGGTTTCGCCTTTGCGGACCGCCGGGCGTCCTCTTGCAGGAAGTGCAGGGCCCACCCACTGGACTTGGCGCGTATGGTTGTGGGGGGCACTACTGCCCCTCAGAACCGTGTTCTCCTGGCAGTTCTTTGCTCCTCCGTGTGGTTGGAACCGGCGGTGGGGCTGCCTGTGCAGGACTCCCCATCTCTGAGCCGCTCCTTCTCTCACAGATGACACGTTTGCCTTCTGGCGAGGGCTGAAGGACGCAGGCCTGCTGGACGAGGTCATACAGGAGTTCCACCAGGAGCTGGTGGAGACCATGAAGGGTCTGCAGCAGCGGGTCCAGGACCCTCCCCTGCAGCTCCGAGGTGAGCGGTCTTGCCCTGCCTTGGTCTGTGGGCCCGGAGGCCTCTTCTGCtcgtggtggtggcggtggtgggcGGCTTCAGGACGCCCGTGGGTGCAGCCTGCTCCTTCTGGCTCCGAGCTGAGCCCAGCAGCGTTGGCGGGGGTGGGCAGTTAGCCTGTTCCCACCAGGTCCCTCCTTGCCACGGGGACGAAGCTGAGGCCGGGAATCAGTAACCTGCTGGGCCCAGCCCCTCATCTCACCGGGGGGCGTGGCGTGCCCCAGACCCTGCTGTGGGCCGGTGCGTTCTCACTGTGTGCTCGCCCTGCCCTTGTAGACGCCGTCCTCCTCAACAACATCGTGCAGAACTTCGGCATGCTGGACCTCGTGAAGAAGGTGCTGGCCAGCCACAAGTGCCAGATGGACCGCTCGCGGGAGCAGTACGCCCGCGACCTGGCAGGTATGCTGGCCTTGCGCCGTGAGCCGCCCAGCTGCGCGGGGGTGGTGACCCCGAGATGACCCCAGCCAGGCTTCCGGTGAATTCCCCCTCGGCCCCGCGGTTTGCCTGTGAGGCGGCACCTTCCTGGGGGGGTGCCTGCGGCCACGTGTGAGACAGGCTGCTTACGCTGTGCCCTCCTTATCTTAGTACGTCACCGAGGCAGCTTTCCTGCGAGCGCTAGGATGATTGGAAACAGTACAGGGAACAGGGGAGGCCTGTCCCCACGTCGGGCGGAGCAAGGTAGCTGCTCAGGATGACTCTTTTGCTTCCTCAGAGCGGTGGGTCCCCATCAGAGCAGGCCCCACACAGAGTGTCACTGCAAGGGCCGTGGGGGACAGGACAGAGCATCACCGTGAGGACGTGAGGGTCAGGCCCCAAGTCAGCGCAGGCCCCGGCCAGGGCAGGCTGTGGGTGCCCGCTGTGCCCCGCGGTCACGCCCTGTCGCTGTCGCCGCAGCCCTGGAGCAGCAGTGTGACGAGCACCGCCGTCGGGCCAAGGAGCTCAAGCACAAGTCGCAGCACCTCAGCAACGTGCTCATGACGCTGACGCctgtctccctgcccccccccgtGAAGCGGCCCCGGCTCGCAAGGGCCACGTCCGGGCCGGCCGCCATCGCCTCGCAGGTGCTCGCCCAGTCCGCCCAGATCGCCCTGACCCCCGGTGTGCCTGTCTCCCAGCTCACCAGCGTGCCGCTGGGCAAAGTGGTGtccaccctgccctcccccatgCTGGGCAAGGCCATGCCCCAGGCTGCTCCGGCAAGCTCCCCCGCTTCACCGCTGCTTGGGGGCTACACGGTGCTGGCCTCCTCGGGCACTACCTTCCCCAGCACGGTGGAGATCCACCCGGACGCGTCCAGCCTCACGGTCCTGAGCACAGCCGCCATGCAGGACGGCAGCACTGTGGTCAAGGTGGTGAGCCCGCTGCAGCTGCTCACCCTGCCCGGCCTGGGCCCCACCCTGCAGAACGTGGCCCAGGTGTCGCCCGGGGGCAGCACCATCGTGACGGTGCCCACGGGGGCTGTTGAGAGCGCCGTGGCCGCCCCGGGACCCGAGGAGCACACGGCCACCATCGAGGTGGCCGCCATGGCGGAGGGCCATGAGCACAAGTAGCCGTTGGCGGAGGGCGAGGCCCCTCGTGAGCACAGGGCTGGCCGCCTCTCCTCAGGCCGTGGCTGGCCGGGAGCACAGCGCTGGCGCCCGGCGGGCCACGCGGGGCTGCTGAACCAAAGAGAGGAAACGCCAAAACAGacggagaggagaggagagggacgtGGCAGCAGCCTGAGACGGGTCCCCGGGTTCTGAGCCTCCTCCCCTGTTTTctgggaaatatatttttccatctgttgctTATTAATACTGTTTACATGTGGGGCCTTGGTCAGGAGCCAGGCCGGGGAGGCCAAGGGGGCCCAGGTGCAGCTGGCAGCAGAAgcagggcggggggcggggcctggcccACCGGCTGGGCCGGGCCGTTACTGACACGTGTCTTGGGAACTGTCCCAAGTGTGGAAACCCATGGATCCTATGGATTTGGTCTCTTCCCACAGTTTTCTGTAGGTTTAGCGTGGCCAGCGCCCTGTTCTCCCACCTCTGGAACAGGCATCAGTGGTGCTGCAGGGCACCCAGGGGTCGGGGTGCAGACCCCGGGGCACCTGCCTGGCCAGAGGGGCCGAGGGGCCTGAGCAGCACAGGCCGGGGGGGGCACCCCGCCCCCACTCCTGCCTGCCAGGTGCTCAGGGGCTCAGGGGCCATTGCACACGCTCTGGGGGTATTTTTAAGTGAACTCCTTAGTAGGCTTCTAGGAAGAGTCAGGTTTATAGTGTTTTCAACCTAAACGACGCTGAGTGCCTAGGCTTCCCGATCTGTTCTGGGTTCCAGAGTGTTTTGTACACAGGGACTGTCGGGAAGGCCCCAGGGGAGCAAGATGGTGGGCGTCCCCCGCGGCTTTGGCCTGAGGAGGGCGCGTGGAAAGAACAAGCAGGGGCTCTGGAGGGTTCACTCCCAGTTGGGACGCGCCCCAGGTCAGGGCTCGTGATCCCCTGTGTTCGGCGTGCTGGTGGGCCCCCTCCTGGAGGCGGGCGTTCGGGGCCAGTGCTGGGTGAGGTGGGGGCACCCAGATGCTCGCGGGAAGGATGTCCGTGGGCCAGTCGGCCCTCTGCCCTTCTGGTTGTGGACTCAGGAGGAAGACCAGGGAGGGGCCTTCCTGCAGGCCTTGAGCCACTGCAGCAGAGGGTCCCCACGGGCACCCTGGGCCTCCTGTCTGTCACCTGTGGAGACccagagagaagccactgcccgCCTCGCACTTTGAAGGGAACTGGgctccgtccatccatccatccgtccttCCGTCTGTCGGGCGGCCCGGACCCCCCCTCAGCACCCTCGCCCCGCGTCAAGCACCGAGGCTGTTTTGTTTCTGTCAGGTCCGGTTGGCCGTTGTCTCGGGCCTGCTGGTTTCAGCGCGGTGTCACTTCCCTGTTTGCTACACGCTCCTCTTCCAGGCGCGTCTCATACACGTGTGGTGGGAGCCCGCGGGCTAGGCGCCCAGCCCGTCCCGAGTCTGGCTCAGACCGTATCAGAACGCGTCGCGAGTGGAGCCGGGCGTCTTGTGCTTGGAGCCTCTCCGGTCAGACCTGCCACCTCTCGGAAGCCGCCCCGCCCGCAGGCCACGTGGCACCGGGAGGAAAGTTGGTTTCAGAGCCACACGGACGGAAGCCACCGACAGCTGCTCCTGTGGACACCGGCGCCTGGCGGGCCCTGAACccggggtgtggggaggggcccaCTGTCCTCCAGGAAACCTCAGCCCACTGTGGGGTCGGGCCATCTCGCTGTCGCCACCCGCCACTTCCCCCTTCCACCCACTGGGTGCGTGCAGGCTGTCCCGGCTCGGGCGTCTGGGAAGGTAGAACCGGATCTGTGGGGCTCGGAGgcagcctggggaagggaggCATCTGAGTTCTACTTTGTATGTTGTTTTGCAAGTATCTGCTTGGtactttgatttaaaataaaaacgttTTTCATAACGTGTGTGTGTCTGGTGATGAAAGGCTGTGAGTGGGTGGGTGACATGGGGACGTGCCCCCTGGGGGCGGTGCCTGCCCGCTCCCCAGCCTGCTCTGGAGAGGGTGGTCCGGGGGCCCACGGCCCTTCTGCTGCCCTGAGGTCGAGCAGCTGGCCTTGGATCTCCCCCCTGTGCAGTGGACTTGCCTGGAGTCACCGTGACCAGCAGACCATGGCCAGTGGGCTGTGCTCTGCGTTCTCACACGTGAGGGTGGTCGGGCTTAACTGCTCACGGGCAGCGGTGAGGCCTCTGGGTCCTGGAATCAAACGTGGGCTGCCGCACTGATGGGCCACGGCCTGATGACCCCTCCACGTGGTAGAGGTTGAGCCGCTTGTCCGGAGCAGTGTAGGGCCGGTGTGGGAACGGGGCTCCCTGGACGTCCGGGTCGGAGGCTCCTGCCAgtgcccagggctggggtctTCCTGCCCATCGTCCCCAGCACCCATTCTCTGCCCCAGGGTCATCGTCCTCAAGCCCCGACAGAGAATGGGCAGGGGGCTCGCCTCGGGGCGGTGCCGACGCTGGGGAGgcctgtggggggagggaggctggtgTTGTTCGCTGGAGGGGGCTGGCAGGGGGCATCCTTCATGACCGGTTTGGGGGACACGTTGGCTCTCTCTGGTTGGTCCTGATCAGAAGCTGCAGTTGCTGACTGAGCTGACCGCCTAGGCTGGTCCTTGCAGAGGCTGTGGGTCCCTCTGTGTCTTCGGTCTCTTGCATCTCCACGCAGCCCTTTCTAGGGGTCACGTGACcaccatcccccatccccactcctcaGGAGGAAAGCCCCTGGCCACGCCGCAGGGTCCTCCTCGCCCGTGTCCGTGGCCGAGGTGTTTGGGGAGGCTCTGCAGCCCAGGCAGGCGGCCGCCCACCTCCGCCCACTCCCACTGGCTGCTCCCGTGTTCTCAGCTGTGGGGCCTGCCCAGGACCCCACTGACTCCTCTGAGCCTGGCTCCTGTGGCCTGAGAACCACGCAAGGGGGCATGTCGGGAGTGGAAGGTGTCCAGGGCCGTGAACAGGGCATAGCCACTCCAGGGGCAGAGCGCAGTGAGGGGCCCTGGGCAGTGTCAGCGCCTGGGCAGGCAGGAGAGACCACGTGTGGAGAGTGGGCAgtgggagggaaaggggcaggccCGAGGCCGGAGCGGAGCAGTCACCGTGGCTCAGAGTGATGGAGGGGCTGTGTCTTGGAGGTGAGGTCTCAGGAGGCTGGCCTGAGCAGCTGGGTGGATGGCGGTGCCCCCAGAACTACGTCCTGGGCCATCAGATCTGGGGTGCCCACAGATGCCTCAGGGACGGTGGGCCCCGGTGAGCCAGcatgggcgggggcggggcgggaatGCAGCTGAGAGCTTGTTAACGCCTGGTTCTTGCAAGAGAGGGCGTGCACGGAAGCACCCCAAAACTCAGAAGGGTGGGTTTCCAGCAGGGGCCGTTGCACCCAGCGCCCGGACCCGGGGAGTGAGGACCCTGCCTCACGGCATTTGCTGCTTCCTTCTCTGCGTTCCAAACTGATAGTGGACCCGGCGTCTCCCTCATCCTCGGCCTGTGCGCACTGGTTCCTGCAGCCTTGGGCTGGATGGAACCCTGGCAGGGAGAGCCGCGCCG comes from the Delphinus delphis chromosome 15, mDelDel1.2, whole genome shotgun sequence genome and includes:
- the GMEB2 gene encoding glucocorticoid modulatory element-binding protein 2; the encoded protein is MATPDVSVHMEEVVVVTTPDTAADGSGMEEVKTVLVTTNLAPHGSDLTEGNMETENAAAAAAAAFTASSQLKEAVLVKMAEEEESLEAEIVYPITCGDSRANLIWRKFVCPGINVKCVQYDEHVISPKEFVHLAGKSTLKDWKRAIRMNGIMLRKIMDSGELDFYQHDRVCSNTCRSTKIDLSGARASLGSPTPAEYIPLTPATADVNGAPATITIETCEDPGDWTTAVGDDTFAFWRGLKDAGLLDEVIQEFHQELVETMKGLQQRVQDPPLQLRDAVLLNNIVQNFGMLDLVKKVLASHKCQMDRSREQYARDLAALEQQCDEHRRRAKELKHKSQHLSNVLMTLTPVSLPPPVKRPRLARATSGPAAIASQVLAQSAQIALTPGVPVSQLTSVPLGKVVSTLPSPMLGKAMPQAAPASSPASPLLGGYTVLASSGTTFPSTVEIHPDASSLTVLSTAAMQDGSTVVKVVSPLQLLTLPGLGPTLQNVAQVSPGGSTIVTVPTGAVESAVAAPGPEEHTATIEVAAMAEGHEHK